The following coding sequences lie in one Vanessa atalanta chromosome 1, ilVanAtal1.2, whole genome shotgun sequence genomic window:
- the LOC125067523 gene encoding solute carrier organic anion transporter family member 74D-like isoform X2, with the protein MKGVEATPEEQERLATGNNNGSLDCKLPTPQQTGPRSAFHSTRVFMLVFLSGWVLQGMFLTYFVSVTTTVEKLFKVESKTTGTLLAATEIGQICTALFLTYLAGRGHRPRWIACMMLVLAVGVIGCVVPHVLYGTRLMDVHLISHRGGVAPVCSSDGNSTLVTCDEAHAQSRATQSSITAVVIPWLFICLLVVGVGQTGIATLGIPYVDDNVGSRQSPLYMAITIGIRVIGPALGFLLGALCTRVYVDPLVDPGYEFSDPRWVGAWWLGMVFIAGFIVILSALMFFFPRQIKQSPIPLHPKKNKERKGQFFKDFFATIKRQLTNDILMWRTASSVLHLMPISGVYSFLPKYLEKQFRLPTHDANLVSGLGGILVMGLGIITSGVVILKLVPTARQVAAWTAATAAIYSAGMVVLMFVSCPEESFRALSPTDVANLSCSSECHCFGAPYSPVCGQDSFTYQSPCQAGCLNSTQLDNSTWLYYNCSCVDASLHGDKAFKTVERYELADAPDDFAARGFAVSGECGGACNQIYAFIAIFAAVMFVHASGEVGAVLLIIRCTDKHDKAMAMGVIQFAIGVFGNVPCPIVFGAAVDAACRLRDAACGLLGACASYDSDSLRHFYLGLSAGLMFLAFIMDMLVWRPRARPAALRHAALMRAASARRPPHRPPHRPPHPLAHPLRDAGTRSFAL; encoded by the exons ATGAAAGGAGTAGAGGCCACACCAGAAGAACAAGAACGGCTAGCAACGGGAAACAACAATGGATCTCTCGATTGCAAACTTCCAACACCTCAGCAAACCGGGCCACGATCGGCATTTCATTCCACTAGAGTGTTCATGCTGGTGTTTCTATCGGGATGGGTTTTACAGGGCATGTTTCTAACGTACTTCGTCAGCGTAACAACGACGgtcgaaaaattatttaaagtggaATCGAAGACTACTGGAACATTGTTGGCGGCGACAGAAATTGGACAAATCTGCACAGCATTGTTTTTGACCTATCTGGCTGGTCGCGGTCACAGGCCGAGGTGGATTGCGTGCATGATGCTCGTGCTCGCGGTGGGAGTGATTGGTTGCGTGGTGCCGCACGTACTTTACGGAACTCGGTTGATGGACGTACATTTAATTTCGCACCGAGGCGGTGTTGCACCCGTGTGCTCTTCAGACGGAAACTCAACATTGGTAACATGTGACGAAGCTCACGCTCAGAGCAGGGCCACGCAATCGTCTATCACCGCCGTGGTGATACCATGGCTATTCATCTGTCTCCTCGTCGTCGGCGTGGGGCAGACCGGTATTGCTACACTCGGCATACCATACGTCGACGACAACGTGGGTAGCAGACAATCGCCATTGTATATGG CTATTACAATTGGAATAAGAGTTATTGGACCAGCTCTTGGATTCCTTCTCGGTGCGCTTTGTACCAGAGTTTACGTGGACCCGCTGGTTGATCCCGGCTACGAATTCAGTGATCCAAGATGGGTTGGAGCGTGGTGGCTTG gcaTGGTGTTCATAGCAGGGTTTATCGTAATATTATCGGCGCTGATGTTCTTTTTCCCACGCCAAATCAAACAAAGCCCTATTCCGCTTCACCCGAAGAAGAACAAAGAAAGAAAAGGACAATTTTTCaaag atttcTTCGCGACGATCAAACGTCAACTGACCAACGATATTTTGATGTGGCGAACAGCGTCGTCCGTATTACATTTGATGCCTATCAGCGGTGTTTACTCCTTCCTACCCAAATATTTGGAGAAGCAGTTCCGCTTGCCCACGCACGATGCCAACCTTGTCTCGG GTTTGGGCGGCATATTGGTGATGGGATTGGGTATAATTACATCAGGCGTCGTGATACTTAAACTAGTGCCCACAGCGCGACAGGTTGCTGCTTGGACGGCCGCTACCGCTGCTATATACAGCGCCG GAATGGTGGTGCTGATGTTCGTGAGTTGTCCCGAAGAGAGCTTCCGAGCTCTCAGTCCGACCGACGTGGCCAATCTCTCGTGCAGCTCTGAGTGTCACTGCTTCGGGGCGCCTTACTCGCCTGTGTGCGGACAG GACTCCTTCACATATCAATCCCCGTGCCAGGCCGGCTGCTTAAACAGTACACAGCTGGACAACAGCACGTGGCTTTATTACAACTGTTCGTGCGTCGACGCTAGTCTGCACGGTGACAAGGCTTTCAAAAC CGTGGAGCGCTACGAGCTGGCGGACGCGCCCGACGACTTCGCGGCCAGAGGGTTCGCGGTGAGCGGCGAGTGCGGCGGCGCCTGCAACCAGATATACGCCTTCATCGCCATCTTCGCCGCCGTCATGTTCGTGCACGCCAGCGGGGAGGTCGGCGCCGTGCTGCTCATCATTCGCTGCACCGACAAGCACG ACAAGGCGATGGCGATGGGCGTGATCCAGTTCGCGATCGGCGTGTTCGGCAACGTGCCGTGCCCCATCGTGTTCGGCGCCGCCGTGGACGCCGCGTGCCGCCTCCGCGACGCCGCCTGCGGCCTGCTCGGCGCCTGCGCCTCCTACGACAGCGACAGTCTGCGGCACTTCTATCTCG GTCTGTCGGCCGGGCTGATGTTCCTCGCTTTCATAATGGACATGTTGGTGTG GCGCCCCCGAGCGCGACCAGCTGCCCTCCGACACGCCGCTCTGATGCGCGCCGCCTCTGCGCGCCGCCCCCCGCACCGCCCCCCGCACCGCCCCCCACACCCCCTCGCACACCCCCTCCGGGACGCAGGCACGCGATCATTCGCACTTTGA
- the LOC125067523 gene encoding solute carrier organic anion transporter family member 74D-like isoform X1 — protein MTASVVASVTAGGEVGLTGPEPQDGAMKGVEATPEEQERLATGNNNGSLDCKLPTPQQTGPRSAFHSTRVFMLVFLSGWVLQGMFLTYFVSVTTTVEKLFKVESKTTGTLLAATEIGQICTALFLTYLAGRGHRPRWIACMMLVLAVGVIGCVVPHVLYGTRLMDVHLISHRGGVAPVCSSDGNSTLVTCDEAHAQSRATQSSITAVVIPWLFICLLVVGVGQTGIATLGIPYVDDNVGSRQSPLYMAITIGIRVIGPALGFLLGALCTRVYVDPLVDPGYEFSDPRWVGAWWLGMVFIAGFIVILSALMFFFPRQIKQSPIPLHPKKNKERKGQFFKDFFATIKRQLTNDILMWRTASSVLHLMPISGVYSFLPKYLEKQFRLPTHDANLVSGLGGILVMGLGIITSGVVILKLVPTARQVAAWTAATAAIYSAGMVVLMFVSCPEESFRALSPTDVANLSCSSECHCFGAPYSPVCGQDSFTYQSPCQAGCLNSTQLDNSTWLYYNCSCVDASLHGDKAFKTVERYELADAPDDFAARGFAVSGECGGACNQIYAFIAIFAAVMFVHASGEVGAVLLIIRCTDKHDKAMAMGVIQFAIGVFGNVPCPIVFGAAVDAACRLRDAACGLLGACASYDSDSLRHFYLGLSAGLMFLAFIMDMLVWSRAGRIDMNPADRAPERDQLPSDTPL, from the exons ATGAC GGCATCCGTTGTCGCAAGTGTCACCGCGGGCGGGGAGGTGGGTCTCACTGGACCGGAGCCCCAGGACGGCGCTATGAAAGGAGTAGAGGCCACACCAGAAGAACAAGAACGGCTAGCAACGGGAAACAACAATGGATCTCTCGATTGCAAACTTCCAACACCTCAGCAAACCGGGCCACGATCGGCATTTCATTCCACTAGAGTGTTCATGCTGGTGTTTCTATCGGGATGGGTTTTACAGGGCATGTTTCTAACGTACTTCGTCAGCGTAACAACGACGgtcgaaaaattatttaaagtggaATCGAAGACTACTGGAACATTGTTGGCGGCGACAGAAATTGGACAAATCTGCACAGCATTGTTTTTGACCTATCTGGCTGGTCGCGGTCACAGGCCGAGGTGGATTGCGTGCATGATGCTCGTGCTCGCGGTGGGAGTGATTGGTTGCGTGGTGCCGCACGTACTTTACGGAACTCGGTTGATGGACGTACATTTAATTTCGCACCGAGGCGGTGTTGCACCCGTGTGCTCTTCAGACGGAAACTCAACATTGGTAACATGTGACGAAGCTCACGCTCAGAGCAGGGCCACGCAATCGTCTATCACCGCCGTGGTGATACCATGGCTATTCATCTGTCTCCTCGTCGTCGGCGTGGGGCAGACCGGTATTGCTACACTCGGCATACCATACGTCGACGACAACGTGGGTAGCAGACAATCGCCATTGTATATGG CTATTACAATTGGAATAAGAGTTATTGGACCAGCTCTTGGATTCCTTCTCGGTGCGCTTTGTACCAGAGTTTACGTGGACCCGCTGGTTGATCCCGGCTACGAATTCAGTGATCCAAGATGGGTTGGAGCGTGGTGGCTTG gcaTGGTGTTCATAGCAGGGTTTATCGTAATATTATCGGCGCTGATGTTCTTTTTCCCACGCCAAATCAAACAAAGCCCTATTCCGCTTCACCCGAAGAAGAACAAAGAAAGAAAAGGACAATTTTTCaaag atttcTTCGCGACGATCAAACGTCAACTGACCAACGATATTTTGATGTGGCGAACAGCGTCGTCCGTATTACATTTGATGCCTATCAGCGGTGTTTACTCCTTCCTACCCAAATATTTGGAGAAGCAGTTCCGCTTGCCCACGCACGATGCCAACCTTGTCTCGG GTTTGGGCGGCATATTGGTGATGGGATTGGGTATAATTACATCAGGCGTCGTGATACTTAAACTAGTGCCCACAGCGCGACAGGTTGCTGCTTGGACGGCCGCTACCGCTGCTATATACAGCGCCG GAATGGTGGTGCTGATGTTCGTGAGTTGTCCCGAAGAGAGCTTCCGAGCTCTCAGTCCGACCGACGTGGCCAATCTCTCGTGCAGCTCTGAGTGTCACTGCTTCGGGGCGCCTTACTCGCCTGTGTGCGGACAG GACTCCTTCACATATCAATCCCCGTGCCAGGCCGGCTGCTTAAACAGTACACAGCTGGACAACAGCACGTGGCTTTATTACAACTGTTCGTGCGTCGACGCTAGTCTGCACGGTGACAAGGCTTTCAAAAC CGTGGAGCGCTACGAGCTGGCGGACGCGCCCGACGACTTCGCGGCCAGAGGGTTCGCGGTGAGCGGCGAGTGCGGCGGCGCCTGCAACCAGATATACGCCTTCATCGCCATCTTCGCCGCCGTCATGTTCGTGCACGCCAGCGGGGAGGTCGGCGCCGTGCTGCTCATCATTCGCTGCACCGACAAGCACG ACAAGGCGATGGCGATGGGCGTGATCCAGTTCGCGATCGGCGTGTTCGGCAACGTGCCGTGCCCCATCGTGTTCGGCGCCGCCGTGGACGCCGCGTGCCGCCTCCGCGACGCCGCCTGCGGCCTGCTCGGCGCCTGCGCCTCCTACGACAGCGACAGTCTGCGGCACTTCTATCTCG GTCTGTCGGCCGGGCTGATGTTCCTCGCTTTCATAATGGACATGTTGGTGTGGAGCCGCGCGGGGCGCATCGACATGAACCCCGCCGACCGCGCCCCCGAGCGCGACCAGCTGCCCTCCGACACGCCGCTCTGA